Proteins co-encoded in one Opitutus terrae PB90-1 genomic window:
- a CDS encoding dihydropteroate synthase encodes MPPKKLNLIGELMNNSYARARKAFTERSVADYQRLAQVQSDLGVQYLTLNLDGTSRIQVRMEEMLAFLPDVIPAIQAVTSVPISFDNPSVRYHEVALKHYDRAKSGPPILNSVAASRERLDEMIELVRAYDTNVIVMASEHFVAGGTSQCLRAQDSHAAAKHFVELLVTKAGRRPDQIIIDPGLAPVGADTYGLVNIGLDAMRLIRADPDLRGVHFVVGLSNFAWGTPKGVREQLENAYLTLAMEAGLDFALANPEKSPGPLPSDHPMVTKLREALEQGRAGEGESQETAGFRQAEAIMAICAEAASIEE; translated from the coding sequence ATGCCCCCCAAAAAACTCAACCTCATCGGCGAGTTGATGAACAACTCGTATGCCCGCGCCCGGAAAGCTTTCACCGAGCGCAGCGTCGCCGACTACCAGAGGCTCGCGCAGGTGCAGTCCGATCTCGGCGTCCAGTATCTCACGCTTAACCTCGACGGCACTTCGCGGATTCAGGTTCGCATGGAGGAGATGCTCGCGTTCCTGCCCGACGTGATCCCGGCAATCCAAGCCGTGACCTCGGTGCCGATCAGTTTCGACAATCCGTCGGTGCGCTATCACGAGGTGGCGCTGAAGCACTACGACCGCGCGAAAAGCGGGCCGCCGATCCTGAACTCGGTCGCAGCTTCCCGGGAACGGCTCGACGAGATGATCGAACTCGTCCGCGCCTACGACACGAACGTGATCGTGATGGCGTCCGAGCACTTCGTCGCCGGCGGGACGTCGCAATGCCTGCGGGCGCAGGACTCGCACGCGGCGGCAAAACACTTCGTGGAACTGCTCGTGACCAAGGCCGGCCGCCGGCCGGACCAGATCATCATCGATCCGGGGCTGGCGCCGGTGGGCGCCGACACCTACGGGCTGGTCAACATCGGACTCGACGCGATGCGACTGATTCGCGCCGATCCAGATCTGCGCGGGGTGCACTTTGTCGTCGGATTGTCCAATTTCGCGTGGGGCACGCCGAAGGGCGTGCGCGAGCAGCTGGAGAACGCCTACCTTACGCTGGCGATGGAGGCGGGATTGGATTTCGCGCTCGCGAATCCGGAAAAATCGCCCGGACCGCTGCCGTCCGATCATCCGATGGTCACGAAGCTGCGGGAAGCGCTCGAACAAGGCCGCGCCGGCGAGGGCGAGTCACAGGAAACCGCCGGTTTCCGGCAGGCCGAAGCGATAATGGCAATCTGTGCAGAGGCGGCCTCGATCGAAGAATGA
- a CDS encoding homocysteine S-methyltransferase family protein, which produces MKKPLLETVLERRLVCDGAMGTQLMLAGLEQGGCGEAWNLTHADRVLAIQQRYANAGADCLITNTFGGSRLMLRRHGHEGDVAEINRAAARIARGAFGAKPGFVLGDVGPLGGLLEPYGEISLADAQSALEEQCVALVAAGVDAIIIETQTSIEELSVAIDAAKAANAPCIIASLAYDLSMDGTFYKTMMGVAPEDAAEFAEARGAHVIALNCGTGMDMTGAAKVARLYRERTKLPIMVQPNAGLPVLENMKAVYKQTPADMAKGVPDVLAADVAIIGSCCGSTPEHTRAIREVVDRGESAV; this is translated from the coding sequence ATGAAAAAACCTCTTCTCGAGACGGTGCTTGAGCGACGGCTCGTGTGCGACGGCGCGATGGGTACTCAGCTGATGCTCGCCGGGCTGGAACAGGGTGGATGCGGCGAGGCTTGGAACCTCACGCATGCCGACCGCGTGCTCGCCATCCAGCAGCGCTACGCCAACGCGGGCGCAGATTGCCTCATCACGAACACGTTTGGAGGCAGCCGGCTGATGCTGCGCCGCCATGGTCACGAGGGCGACGTCGCGGAGATCAATCGCGCCGCGGCGCGGATTGCGCGCGGGGCATTCGGGGCCAAGCCGGGATTCGTGCTTGGCGACGTCGGCCCGCTCGGCGGGTTGCTCGAGCCGTATGGCGAAATCTCGCTCGCCGATGCGCAGTCGGCGCTCGAGGAGCAATGCGTGGCGCTCGTCGCAGCGGGCGTGGATGCCATCATCATTGAGACACAGACCTCGATCGAGGAGCTCAGCGTGGCCATCGATGCGGCGAAAGCGGCGAACGCGCCCTGCATCATCGCGTCGCTCGCATATGATCTCTCGATGGACGGCACGTTCTACAAGACGATGATGGGCGTGGCGCCGGAGGACGCGGCGGAATTTGCCGAGGCACGCGGTGCGCACGTCATTGCGCTCAATTGCGGCACCGGGATGGACATGACAGGCGCGGCCAAGGTGGCGCGGCTTTATCGCGAACGCACGAAGCTGCCGATCATGGTGCAGCCGAACGCGGGCCTGCCCGTGCTCGAGAACATGAAGGCGGTCTACAAGCAAACGCCGGCCGACATGGCGAAGGGCGTGCCTGACGTGCTGGCGGCGGACGTGGCGATCATCGGCTCCTGTTGCGGCAGCACACCGGAACACACGCGGGCGATCCGCGAGGTGGTGGATCGCGGGGAAAGCGCGGTATAG
- a CDS encoding methylenetetrahydrofolate reductase C-terminal domain-containing protein, producing the protein MSRFDSMHTLREKLEQADRFLIGTELVSVRGGMSERSAVKARTFANDLVDADAIDWISITDNAGGNPQLAPTALGKPILYAGKEVVIHLTCKDLNRNALESEAWLLHSEGFNNILAMTGDYPVAGAGGTAKPVFDIDSVGLISMLDQMNRGLDPNVGQSGPRKPRFEGTNFLVGAVTTNFKLHEGEVMPQYAKLAAKIGVGARFIINQIGFDARKQSELLAYLRAHELGHVPLIGNVYLLSPRVAELFAEGRIPGVVVSPALRELCRRHAGGADGGKAFFTEFAAKQIAIYRGLGYRGVYLGGVHTFPAIQQILTVERSFAPGDWRQFTREIAFSRPGEFFYYAQNDATGLADPTRRASIAARPSKHVSALYHFSKWMHNVAFTPGTLLARWGARACASAADPMQGPKPLRLVEHASKAVLFRCKDCGDCSLPEIAFLCPESQCAKNQRNGPCGGTRDGRCEVDGFGDCIWLRAYERLKHDGHEQTMLAHTPVVQDQSLRGTSSWANAWLGRDHTAKPKPVPGDVGSMPPSPADAPPSSSSPPP; encoded by the coding sequence TTGAGCCGCTTTGATTCGATGCACACGCTGCGCGAAAAGCTGGAGCAGGCGGATCGATTCCTTATCGGAACGGAACTGGTCTCGGTGCGCGGCGGCATGTCCGAGCGCAGCGCAGTCAAGGCGCGCACCTTCGCGAACGACCTCGTGGACGCCGACGCGATCGACTGGATCTCGATCACGGACAACGCCGGCGGCAATCCGCAGCTCGCACCCACCGCGCTGGGGAAGCCGATCCTCTACGCCGGCAAGGAGGTCGTGATTCACCTCACCTGCAAGGATCTCAATCGGAACGCGCTCGAGAGCGAGGCGTGGCTCCTGCACAGCGAGGGCTTCAACAACATCCTCGCGATGACCGGCGATTATCCGGTCGCGGGGGCAGGCGGAACGGCGAAGCCGGTGTTCGACATCGATTCGGTGGGGCTGATCTCGATGCTCGATCAGATGAATCGCGGACTGGATCCGAACGTCGGCCAGTCCGGTCCCCGCAAACCGCGGTTTGAGGGGACGAATTTTCTCGTCGGCGCCGTCACGACGAATTTCAAGCTCCATGAGGGCGAGGTGATGCCGCAATACGCCAAGCTTGCGGCCAAGATCGGTGTGGGCGCGCGGTTCATCATCAACCAAATTGGCTTCGACGCGCGCAAGCAGAGCGAGCTGCTCGCCTACCTGCGCGCGCACGAGTTGGGTCACGTGCCGCTGATCGGCAACGTCTACCTGCTCAGCCCGCGCGTGGCCGAGCTGTTCGCGGAAGGCCGGATCCCCGGCGTGGTCGTCAGTCCGGCGTTGCGTGAACTCTGCCGGCGGCACGCGGGAGGCGCCGATGGCGGCAAAGCGTTCTTCACCGAGTTCGCGGCCAAGCAGATCGCGATTTATCGCGGGCTCGGCTATCGCGGCGTCTATCTCGGGGGCGTGCACACCTTCCCCGCGATCCAGCAGATTCTCACGGTGGAGCGCAGCTTTGCACCGGGCGACTGGCGGCAGTTCACGCGCGAGATCGCGTTCTCGCGGCCGGGCGAATTTTTCTACTACGCGCAAAACGACGCCACGGGCCTGGCCGATCCGACGCGGCGGGCCTCGATCGCCGCGCGGCCTTCGAAGCACGTCAGCGCGCTTTATCATTTTTCGAAATGGATGCACAACGTCGCGTTCACGCCGGGCACGCTGCTTGCGCGATGGGGCGCCCGCGCGTGTGCCTCCGCGGCGGATCCGATGCAAGGCCCGAAACCGCTGCGGCTGGTCGAGCACGCGAGCAAGGCGGTGTTGTTTCGCTGCAAGGACTGCGGCGACTGCTCGCTGCCGGAGATCGCGTTTCTTTGTCCCGAATCGCAGTGCGCGAAGAACCAGCGCAACGGCCCGTGCGGCGGCACGCGCGACGGTCGCTGCGAAGTGGACGGGTTTGGCGACTGCATCTGGCTCCGCGCCTACGAGCGGTTGAAGCACGACGGGCACGAGCAGACGATGCTGGCGCACACGCCGGTCGTGCAGGACCAGAGCCTGCGCGGCACCTCCTCATGGGCCAACGCGTGGCTCGGCCGCGATCACACCGCGAAACCGAAGCCCGTTCCCGGAGACGTCGGATCCATGCCTCCCTCGCCCGCAGACGCGCCGCCGTCGTCCTCCTCTCCACCGCCGTGA
- a CDS encoding amidohydrolase family protein — MIPAATLDYPVWLRVGTLLDGVGTTPLRDVHVVYRHDGIRYVGPGDRSPPRELVRAGQTGPDVHAPDATLLPGLIEAHAHLFLEGGELDLQKRAAYLQQTSEQLLAAANERLGKLVRLGIAGVRDAGDKDGVGLALSRLYRSAQRPLMPYLESPGAAIHHRGRYGSFMADPIENHASLRACVESRIAAGADRIKLIPTGIINFKQGAVTTEPQMTTAEVAEIVRAARSAGRQTFAHASGDIGIDRAIEGGVDSIEHGFFMRADQLARLRTLHTAWVPTFAPVQEQIDHADLMGWDAEVIGNLRRILEQHAASLAKAHAMGVLIVAGSDAGSCGVAHGTGFLYELELMERAGMPSVAVINAATGVSAGRLRYQERIGRIEPGYRSRMILTRHSPLTTIANLRKARTVIFDGEVFETGEDADIKNL, encoded by the coding sequence ATGATCCCGGCTGCGACACTCGACTATCCCGTCTGGCTCCGCGTCGGCACGCTGCTCGACGGGGTCGGCACGACTCCGCTGCGCGATGTACACGTCGTCTATCGCCATGACGGTATCCGTTACGTGGGTCCCGGCGATCGCTCGCCCCCGCGCGAACTGGTGCGGGCAGGGCAAACGGGCCCTGACGTCCATGCGCCGGACGCGACGCTGCTGCCGGGCTTGATCGAAGCGCATGCGCACTTGTTTCTCGAGGGTGGCGAACTCGATCTGCAGAAACGCGCGGCCTACCTCCAGCAGACGTCCGAGCAGTTGCTCGCCGCGGCGAACGAGCGGCTCGGCAAACTCGTGCGGCTGGGAATCGCGGGCGTGCGTGATGCTGGGGACAAAGACGGCGTCGGTCTGGCGCTGAGCCGGCTCTACCGTTCGGCGCAGCGACCGTTGATGCCGTATTTGGAGAGCCCGGGCGCGGCGATTCATCATCGCGGCCGCTACGGCAGCTTCATGGCCGACCCGATCGAGAACCATGCGTCACTGCGTGCGTGCGTGGAGTCGCGGATCGCGGCGGGGGCTGATCGAATCAAGCTGATCCCGACCGGCATCATCAATTTCAAGCAAGGCGCGGTCACGACCGAGCCGCAGATGACCACCGCGGAGGTCGCTGAAATCGTGCGCGCGGCGCGTTCGGCCGGCCGGCAGACGTTCGCGCATGCCTCGGGCGACATCGGCATCGATCGCGCGATCGAAGGCGGCGTCGATTCGATCGAACATGGTTTTTTCATGCGCGCGGATCAACTCGCGCGGCTGCGCACGCTGCATACCGCGTGGGTGCCGACGTTCGCGCCGGTGCAGGAACAGATCGACCACGCCGACCTGATGGGCTGGGACGCGGAGGTGATCGGAAACCTACGGCGGATTCTGGAGCAACACGCCGCGAGTCTGGCGAAAGCGCACGCGATGGGCGTGCTGATCGTCGCGGGCAGCGATGCCGGATCGTGCGGGGTCGCGCATGGCACCGGCTTCCTTTACGAGCTCGAACTGATGGAGCGCGCGGGAATGCCCTCGGTCGCCGTCATCAACGCCGCCACCGGAGTCAGTGCTGGCCGGCTGCGGTATCAGGAGCGGATTGGTCGGATCGAGCCGGGCTATCGCTCGCGGATGATCCTGACGCGGCATTCGCCACTCACGACGATCGCGAACCTGCGAAAGGCCCGGACGGTGATTTTTGATGGTGAGGTTTTCGAGACCGGCGAGGATGCTGACATCAAAAATCTTTAG
- a CDS encoding SDR family NAD(P)-dependent oxidoreductase, with amino-acid sequence MKTPIFPDVFSLREEHVLITGGGTGIGFAVARSMHDAGARVVLIGRREAELAKAVESLGPGSSYLVHDITQLDAAAPLIERITKEHGPITSLVNNAGIHLKKPAIDTTPEEFQRVLTTHILGAHALCRAVEPSMIQRKHGTIIFMASMASLFGIPQVVAYSAAKSAMIGMLRTMATEFSAHGIRVNAIAPGWIETEMSRKAMEGDPARRTKIISRTPMAKFGDPSDVGWAAVYLASPASKFVTGAVLPVDGGASMGF; translated from the coding sequence ATGAAGACTCCCATTTTCCCTGACGTTTTCTCGCTCCGTGAGGAGCACGTACTCATCACCGGCGGCGGCACCGGCATCGGCTTCGCGGTGGCGCGCTCGATGCATGACGCGGGCGCCCGCGTGGTGCTGATCGGCCGCCGCGAGGCCGAGCTGGCGAAGGCTGTGGAGTCACTCGGGCCGGGCTCTTCCTACCTTGTCCACGACATCACGCAGCTCGACGCTGCAGCCCCGTTGATCGAGCGGATCACGAAGGAGCACGGGCCGATCACCAGCCTCGTGAACAACGCGGGCATCCATCTCAAGAAACCGGCGATCGATACCACGCCGGAGGAGTTTCAGCGGGTGCTGACCACGCATATCCTCGGCGCGCACGCGTTGTGCCGGGCGGTCGAGCCGTCGATGATCCAGCGGAAACACGGCACGATCATCTTCATGGCCTCGATGGCCTCGCTGTTCGGGATTCCGCAGGTCGTGGCCTACAGCGCCGCGAAGTCAGCCATGATCGGCATGCTGCGCACGATGGCCACGGAGTTCTCGGCGCATGGGATCCGCGTGAACGCAATCGCGCCGGGCTGGATCGAGACCGAGATGTCGCGCAAGGCGATGGAGGGCGATCCCGCGCGGAGAACGAAAATCATCAGCCGCACCCCGATGGCGAAGTTTGGCGATCCGTCCGACGTCGGCTGGGCGGCGGTCTATCTCGCGTCACCCGCCTCCAAGTTCGTGACCGGCGCGGTGCTGCCGGTCGACGGCGGCGCGAGCATGGGATTCTGA
- a CDS encoding virulence factor: MPDYALMNQCLYEGKAKDVEQMTKDALAAGRSVKEVLEEGLIAGMSVVGEDFKHNILYVPEVLIAARAMKAGMAVLKPLLTAGGQSSSTGRLLMGTVRGDLHDIGKNLVCMMAEGAGFQVKDIGVDQSIEKFMAAADEFKPDVIGMSALLTTTMTYMKVVVDGFRAQGRDQVKFAIGGAPISQMFADEIGADGYGADASSAVDLFLYLVGQGPAPVASAKRGVVLSPPTRAAAANARPADAKSKYQILYWQDLPSQIKVWDDFEEVKVDLPSPFPERIDATAQRLGFTKGDDYIAQLRWGEETERAGTPADVAAALQKELEAALAK, from the coding sequence ATGCCAGACTATGCGTTGATGAATCAGTGCCTCTACGAGGGCAAAGCCAAGGACGTCGAACAGATGACCAAGGACGCCCTCGCGGCAGGCCGCAGTGTGAAGGAAGTCCTCGAAGAAGGCCTCATCGCCGGGATGAGCGTCGTCGGCGAGGACTTTAAGCACAACATCCTCTACGTCCCGGAAGTGCTCATTGCCGCGCGCGCGATGAAAGCGGGCATGGCGGTGCTGAAGCCCCTGCTCACTGCGGGCGGCCAGTCGAGCTCCACCGGCCGGCTGCTCATGGGCACGGTGCGAGGCGATCTCCACGACATCGGCAAGAACCTCGTGTGCATGATGGCCGAGGGCGCCGGCTTCCAGGTGAAGGACATCGGCGTCGACCAGAGTATCGAGAAATTCATGGCGGCGGCGGATGAATTCAAACCCGACGTCATCGGCATGAGCGCGCTGCTGACGACCACGATGACCTACATGAAAGTGGTCGTGGACGGCTTCCGCGCGCAAGGCCGCGATCAGGTGAAGTTCGCCATCGGCGGCGCGCCGATCAGCCAGATGTTCGCCGATGAGATCGGAGCCGACGGCTATGGCGCGGACGCGTCGAGCGCGGTGGACCTTTTCCTGTATCTCGTCGGCCAGGGTCCAGCGCCGGTGGCCTCCGCCAAGCGCGGGGTGGTGCTCTCGCCTCCGACGCGCGCGGCGGCCGCGAACGCGCGGCCGGCGGATGCGAAATCGAAATACCAGATCCTCTACTGGCAGGACCTGCCATCGCAGATCAAAGTGTGGGACGACTTTGAGGAGGTGAAGGTGGATCTGCCTTCGCCGTTCCCGGAACGGATCGACGCGACCGCGCAGCGGCTGGGGTTCACCAAGGGGGATGACTACATCGCCCAATTGCGTTGGGGTGAGGAAACCGAGCGCGCGGGCACGCCAGCAGACGTCGCCGCCGCGCTGCAAAAGGAACTGGAGGCGGCGCTCGCGAAATGA
- a CDS encoding TolB family protein, producing MKTFACSRWLLCSLLTFCAPALAVLAAESGAVGQFAAHGDVGAPAIAGATVYDAGLQQYRMSAGGINLWGPSDQFQFAWNKMKGDFIVRARFNLVGTGTDLHRKLGWMVRKSLDRDSAYADACVHGDGLTSLQFRRSAGAETEQVVLPITGGDVIQFERRGGTYIFSSAHYGEPFVSAELKDVDLGDEVFVGLFLCSHNPDVKEEAILKDVRIIRPPKAGYVPYRDYIGAHLEILNVFTGQLAIVHSSPEQFEAPNWFPDHKTLLVNISGPGANKGRLQTLDLVTKQTALLDTGFATRNNNDHVLTFDGKQLGISHHTAEDDGRSVVYKLPSTGGTPVRVTPKSPSYFHGWSPDGKWMVYTGGRKETPGGPDKYDIYKISADGGEEVRLTNSPGLSDGPEFSRDGQWIYFNSTRTGLMQLWRMRPDGSGQEQLTNDEFNNWFPHLSPDGKWIAFISYGQDVKPSEHPYYKQVYLRLMPASGGQPRVIAYVYGGQGTINVPSWAPDSTRIAFVSNTDMQ from the coding sequence ATGAAAACCTTCGCGTGTTCCCGCTGGTTGCTCTGCTCGCTGCTCACGTTCTGCGCTCCTGCGCTCGCCGTTCTCGCCGCCGAATCCGGTGCGGTGGGACAATTCGCCGCTCATGGCGACGTCGGCGCACCGGCGATCGCCGGCGCGACCGTCTACGACGCCGGCCTGCAGCAGTATCGCATGAGCGCGGGCGGCATCAACCTGTGGGGGCCGTCGGACCAGTTTCAGTTCGCATGGAACAAGATGAAGGGCGACTTCATCGTTCGCGCGCGGTTCAATCTCGTCGGCACGGGCACCGACCTGCATCGCAAGCTCGGCTGGATGGTCCGGAAATCACTCGATCGCGATTCGGCGTATGCGGATGCGTGTGTGCACGGCGACGGGCTTACCTCGCTGCAGTTCCGGCGCAGCGCGGGAGCCGAGACCGAGCAGGTCGTGCTGCCGATCACCGGCGGCGACGTGATCCAGTTTGAGCGCCGCGGCGGCACTTACATTTTCTCCTCGGCCCACTACGGTGAGCCGTTCGTCTCGGCGGAGCTGAAGGACGTCGATCTCGGCGACGAGGTGTTTGTCGGGCTTTTCCTCTGCTCGCACAATCCCGACGTGAAGGAGGAGGCGATCCTGAAGGACGTGCGCATCATTCGTCCGCCCAAGGCCGGCTACGTGCCGTATCGCGACTACATCGGCGCGCACCTCGAGATCCTCAACGTGTTCACGGGACAGCTCGCGATCGTGCACAGCTCCCCCGAGCAGTTCGAGGCGCCGAACTGGTTTCCGGACCACAAGACGCTGCTCGTGAACATCAGCGGGCCCGGCGCGAACAAGGGGCGGCTGCAGACACTTGATCTCGTGACGAAGCAGACGGCGCTGCTCGACACCGGATTTGCGACGCGGAACAACAACGATCACGTGCTGACGTTCGACGGGAAGCAGCTCGGCATCAGCCATCACACCGCGGAGGACGATGGGCGTTCGGTCGTCTACAAGTTACCCTCGACGGGCGGAACGCCCGTGCGCGTGACGCCGAAGTCGCCGTCGTATTTTCACGGCTGGTCGCCGGACGGAAAGTGGATGGTCTACACCGGCGGCCGCAAAGAGACGCCCGGCGGCCCGGACAAATACGACATCTACAAGATTTCCGCCGACGGCGGGGAAGAGGTCCGGCTGACCAACAGCCCCGGGTTGAGCGACGGCCCGGAGTTTTCGCGGGACGGGCAGTGGATCTACTTCAACTCCACCCGCACGGGGCTGATGCAGCTTTGGCGCATGCGGCCGGATGGCTCGGGTCAGGAGCAGTTGACGAACGACGAGTTCAACAACTGGTTCCCGCATCTCTCGCCGGACGGAAAATGGATCGCGTTCATCTCCTACGGTCAGGACGTGAAGCCGTCGGAGCACCCCTATTACAAGCAGGTCTATCTGCGACTGATGCCGGCCAGCGGCGGCCAGCCGCGCGTGATCGCTTACGTCTACGGCGGCCAGGGCACGATCAACGTGCCCTCGTGGGCGCCCGACAGCACGCGAATCGCGTTTGTCAGCAACACGGACATGCAATGA
- a CDS encoding alpha-L-arabinofuranosidase C-terminal domain-containing protein, whose protein sequence is MKSLKLLRVALGLLALPLTAALGAASIEVKVDAAKQGAPINPYIYGQFIEHLGRCIYGGIWAEMLEDRKFYFPITADYAPYRDLKDSNFPVVGASPWQIIGEPAAVSMSKEQVFVGEHVPVVKAGAGLRQRDLGVVAGRRYEGYVWARPVSGDAEIEVTLVWGENAADRAAQKLTFSAGDYRKQNFAFTPKATLERGAMLELRVLRGDVRLGPPSLMPADNVRGMRPDTLALLKQLNGTIYRWPGGNFVSGYDWRDGIGDRDRRPPRKNPAWTGVEHNDFGTDEFIAFCREIGTEPMIAANTGFGDAYSAAQWVEYCNAASDTIGGGWRVKNGQEKPYGVKYWCVGNEMFGPWQIGYMQLHHYTLKHNWVAAAMWKVDPTLQLSGVGDLDTVPPILDTGAPKRPIGWSQGMLENCADYMTLLSEHFYRGRLPWTQEGRADLVTHVGMLRESIRNKAEGHRKLQASLPNLKGRIVPIAMDEWNYWHREYVYGELGCIYDMADGLGTAAGLHEYFRNSDLIHMAHYAQTVNVIGAIKTTKIAAEMETTGLVLQLYRAHFGQKPLLLAGIPEPYDVAAALTNDGRTLTVSVVNPTNEQLAVQLHSAGLALAGGGTRWHITGPEPTSHNTPGQPRVVDIQRTNDIAADGPLLAPAMSATLFALPVK, encoded by the coding sequence ATGAAATCCCTGAAACTTCTTCGCGTGGCGCTCGGCCTGCTCGCATTGCCGCTGACCGCGGCCCTAGGTGCGGCGTCGATCGAGGTCAAAGTCGATGCCGCCAAGCAAGGCGCGCCGATCAACCCGTATATTTACGGTCAGTTCATCGAGCACTTGGGCCGCTGCATCTACGGCGGCATCTGGGCCGAGATGCTCGAAGACCGGAAATTCTATTTTCCCATCACGGCCGACTATGCGCCGTATCGCGATCTGAAGGATTCGAATTTTCCGGTCGTGGGCGCGTCGCCCTGGCAGATCATCGGCGAACCAGCTGCCGTGAGCATGTCGAAGGAGCAGGTCTTCGTCGGCGAACACGTGCCGGTGGTGAAGGCAGGCGCGGGGCTGCGGCAGCGTGATCTCGGTGTCGTCGCCGGACGCCGGTACGAAGGCTATGTCTGGGCGCGGCCCGTGTCGGGCGACGCGGAGATCGAGGTGACGCTCGTCTGGGGCGAGAATGCCGCCGACCGCGCGGCGCAGAAGCTGACGTTTTCCGCGGGCGATTACCGCAAACAGAATTTCGCCTTCACGCCGAAGGCGACCCTCGAACGCGGTGCGATGCTGGAGTTGCGCGTGCTGCGCGGGGACGTGCGGCTCGGACCGCCGTCGTTGATGCCGGCCGACAATGTGCGTGGCATGCGGCCCGACACGCTCGCGCTGCTGAAGCAGCTCAACGGCACGATCTATCGCTGGCCGGGTGGCAACTTCGTCAGCGGCTACGACTGGCGCGACGGCATCGGCGATCGCGACCGCCGGCCGCCGCGGAAGAATCCCGCCTGGACCGGCGTGGAGCACAACGATTTTGGCACGGACGAATTCATCGCGTTCTGTCGCGAGATCGGTACCGAGCCGATGATCGCCGCGAACACCGGGTTCGGCGACGCGTACTCGGCCGCGCAATGGGTCGAATACTGCAACGCGGCCAGCGACACGATCGGTGGCGGCTGGCGGGTCAAGAACGGCCAAGAAAAGCCCTACGGCGTGAAATACTGGTGCGTCGGCAACGAGATGTTCGGCCCGTGGCAGATCGGCTACATGCAGCTGCACCACTACACGCTGAAGCACAACTGGGTCGCCGCCGCGATGTGGAAGGTGGACCCGACGCTGCAGTTGAGCGGCGTCGGCGATCTGGACACCGTGCCACCCATCCTCGACACCGGCGCGCCGAAGCGGCCGATCGGCTGGTCGCAGGGCATGCTGGAGAATTGTGCGGACTACATGACGCTGCTGTCGGAGCACTTTTACCGGGGCCGGCTGCCATGGACGCAGGAGGGCCGCGCTGACCTGGTCACGCACGTCGGGATGTTGCGCGAATCGATCCGCAACAAGGCGGAAGGTCATCGCAAGCTGCAGGCCAGTCTGCCCAACCTGAAGGGCCGGATCGTGCCGATCGCGATGGACGAGTGGAATTACTGGCACCGGGAATACGTCTACGGCGAACTCGGTTGCATCTACGACATGGCGGACGGACTCGGCACGGCGGCGGGGCTGCACGAATACTTCCGCAACAGTGACCTCATCCACATGGCGCACTATGCGCAGACGGTGAACGTCATCGGCGCCATCAAGACGACGAAGATCGCCGCCGAGATGGAGACGACCGGGCTCGTGCTGCAGCTTTACCGCGCGCATTTCGGCCAGAAGCCACTGCTGCTGGCCGGCATTCCGGAGCCCTACGACGTTGCGGCGGCGCTGACGAACGATGGGCGCACGCTCACGGTGAGCGTGGTCAATCCCACGAACGAACAGCTGGCGGTGCAGCTCCATTCCGCCGGACTTGCGCTGGCCGGCGGCGGCACGCGCTGGCACATCACCGGACCGGAGCCGACCTCGCACAACACCCCCGGCCAGCCCCGCGTGGTCGACATTCAACGCACCAACGACATCGCAGCGGACGGGCCACTGCTCGCGCCAGCGATGAGCGCGACACTGTTCGCGCTGCCGGTGAAGTGA